From the Streptomyces sp. NBC_00390 genome, the window GCAGGACACGTGGAACAACGGCGGGAATTCGGCTCGGGCCATGGCGTTGAGCAGCCCGGTGTTCCCGTCGAGGCACTGCTGGTTGTAGGCCTCGGTGACATGGTCTGACATGGGTCCCCCGATTCGGGCGCGTACGGTGCCGGCACGGTGGCCGGTTCGGCAGGTGTGAGGGGCGGACGGCCGGGCAGGAAGCGATGGGCCCGGGCCCGTCCGCCCGGTCAGGGCACTAGGCCCTGTCCGGGCGATCTTCGAGGATCAGCCTGCGGCGTCAAATGCATGGGGCCTCCCCAGGCCCGCCAGGGCCGAGGCATGGGGCCTCCCCAGGCCCACCAGGGCCGAGGCATGGGGCCTCCCCAGGCCCGCCAGGGCCGAGGGGACACATCGCAAGGCGGAGGGTCGCCCTCGTACTGGACGTACTTGGGTGACTCCGACAACACAGCGAGGTGCCGTAGCTGGGGGTACCTCCTGGGGGTCCCCCGGACGGAGTCCTGGGGAGAAGCTCTGGGGGAGCGTCGCAGGCCCGACAAGATCGCCCGGACAGGGCCTAGGCGGAGGGCAGTTCGCGCATCGTGCGCAGCGGGGAGAGGAACACCGGCAGCCAGGCGATCGCCAGGCCGACGGCTCCGGTCCACAGGGCCGCCCGGACGGATACGTACTCACCGATGACCGCGGCGAGCGCGGCGCCGACCGCCAGGGCACCGGTGAACAGGAAGCGCATGGTGGCGTTCATCCGGCCGAGCAGTTCGTCCGGGGTGACGCGCTGACGGAAGCTGACCATCAGGACGTTGTCCACGCCCATGCGGACGGTGACCAGCAGCCAGCAGACGGCCGTCACCCAGAGCCAGGCGCCGCGGTCCACGACGAGCGGAACGGCCAGGGCGAACGGCGCGGTGGACAGGCCGAGCACCCAGGGGGCCCGGCCGGCGCCCAGCCGCTCGCCCACCTGGCGGGCGGCGAACGCGCCGAGGAAGACGCCGACGCCGCCGACGGACAGGAAGAGGCCGATGGTCCATACCGACAGCTTCAACTCGTCGCGGAACAGCACGGGGATCATCGTGGTGATGGCGAAGACGGAGAGGTTGGTGCAGGCCCCGGCCAGCGCGACCGGCCGCAGCACGACATGGCCGAATACGAACCGGACGCCCTCGCCGACCTCCGCGGCCAGGTTCCCCCGCACCTGCCGGGGCTTCTCCTCGGGCCTGCGGATCCGGGTGAGGCAGAACGCGGACCACAGGAAGCCGAACGCGTTGGCGAGCACCGCGACCGGCGCGGTGAGTGCCCCCACCAGGAAGCCGCCGCCGCCCCTGCCGCCGACCTGGAGCGCCGCGTCCCAGCCGTTGAGCTGGGCATTGGCCTGGATCAGCCGGTCGCGGCCGACGAGGTGGGGCAGATAGCTCTGGGCGCCCACGTCGAAGAACACGGTGGCGCAGCCCGAGAGCAGCACCACCGCGTAGAGCTGTCCGATGCTCAGCATGTCCAGCCAGGCCGCGACGGGTACGGAGGCCAGCAGCGCGGTCCGCACCAGATCGGTGACGATCATGACCCGGCGGTATCGCATCCGGTCCACCCAGGCGCCGGCCGGCAGCCCGATGAGGAGGAAGGCGACAGTGGACAGCATGCCCAGCAGACCGACCTGTCCCGGGGAGGCGTCGAGGGCCTCGATGGCCACCAGGGGCAGGGCGATGTAGCCGATGTGGGTGCCGACCTTGCTGACCACGGCTGCCGCGAACAGCATCCGGAAGTCGTGGTCGCGCAGGATCGGGACGGTGGTCTCGTCACCGGCAGCCGCCGCGTCCGTGCCGCCGGTCTTCCTCGGTGTCGTCATCGGGTCTCCCGCGCCCCTTCCGCGGCCGCAGTGGTGTGGAACCGCAGGACGGCGTCGACCTCGGCGCAGCGGCGCGCGGCGGCCGGGGTGTCCTCGCCGGTGGCGATGACGTACCCCATGGCCCGGTCCCAGCCGGCCCGGATCGCGGGCACGGTGTCGCCGACGTTCATCTGCAGCATCACCCCCGTGGCGGCGCCGGAGAGCTCCACCAGCCCCGGCACTCCGGGCAGCTTGGCACCGACGGGTCCCTGCCGCACCTCGACACCGTCCGCTTTCAGCCGCTCGATGCCGTCGAAGCCGGTGATCACTCCCGGCTCGGGGGCGAAGAAGCGGATGTGTCCGGCGCCGGTGGCCTGGGGTGCCCGCTCGGGCAGTTCCTCGATCCCGAGCGGGACGGACAGGAACAGGCGGGAGAAGTCCAGTCCGTAGGCGCGGCGCAGTATGGAGGGTGTGCCGCCACCGCCCATGCGGCTGTGCGACTCGAGCATGCGCGGGCCGTCCTCGGTGAGGATGAACTCGGTGTGGGTGGGGCCTTCCTGCAGCCCGACCTCGTCCAGCAGGGCGACGGTCTGGGCGTGCAGCTCCGCCGTCCACTCCGCGCCGTACGCGCCGGGGATGGAGTGCTCCATCTCCACGAGGAACTCGTCCAGCACCGAGGTCATCAGGGCGACGGGAAGGTGCCGGCCGCCGGAGGAGAACGTCTCGACGCTGATGACCGGGCCGTCGAGGAACTCCTCGGCGAGCGCCCGCCGGTAGCCGGCGGCACTCAGCGCCTCCCAGGCGGCCGTGGCCGCCTCCTTGTCGTCGAGGATGTGCACATCGGCGCTGGCCGTGCCGTCGACGGGTTTGACGACGATCCGCCCGCCGATGGCGTCCAGGAAGGCGATGAGGGAGTCGGCGCTGTCGACGACCTGGTACCGGACCGGGCTGACCCCCGCCCGCCCCAGTGCCTCGCGGGTGAGGACCTTGTCGTACAGGGACCGCACGGCGGCGACGCTGTTGCCCGGCAGGCCGAGCTCCTCGACGACGACGGCGGTGGGCACGGCCCCGGCCTCGCTGGTGGTGAGGACCCGCTCGAAGGGGCGTTCGGCGTGCAGCGGGCGCAGCACGTCCAGCAGGGAGTCCGCGTCGGACAGGTCGGCGTGGACGATGCGCTCGCAGTAGGAGTGCAGCATCTCCTCGTACATGCCGGGCACATGGACCAGCACGACGTCGAGGCCGAGCTCCTTCGCGGACATCACCGAGTGGGAGTGTCCGCCGACGACGGCTACACGGCGCCTGGTGCTGGTCACGAGGTCTCCAGTCGAAGAGTGGCGGTCATCTCCCGGAAGGCCGGGTCGAGTTCGCCCGCGGTGTCCACCGTGAAGATCAGATGGCCGTGGCCCTGGAAGGTCTGCGGAGGTACGAGCAGATGGTCGCCGGGGGTCTTGTAGATCTGCACCTCGTCGACGCGCGGGTCGGCGCGGACCTCGTCGAGGCCGACGGTGCCGGTGAAGGTGCCCGCCTTGTCGGGGAAGATGTTCCAGAAGCCGACCGGGGTGGCCCGCTCCTTGGGTTCGATGCGGGGTGCCCGGCCGCTCGCGAGGTCCAGGATCGCCTCGACCATGTCGACGCCGGTGGAGAGCAGTACGGAGCGGTATATGGGCCCGCCGCCCATCCGGGCCGCGGCCTCCAGCACCACTGGTTCGGCGTCGCCGCGCAGCCGGAACTCCACATGGGTGGCGCCGGTGGTGATGCCGAGGGCGGCATGGACGGCGACGGTGGCCTCCTCGACCGCGCGCACGGTCGCCTCGGGGAGCCGCGTCGGCGTGCACGCGTAGACCTCTTCGAAGGTGGGGCCGGTGGGCAGCGGCTTGTCGTGGATGGCGAGCGTGCGGGTGGTGCCGTCGTGGACGAGGGACTCGACACAGATCTCGGCGCCGGGCACGAACTCCTCCAGCAGCAGCCCGCCTTCGTACTCGGCGTGCGCGGAGCTGTGCAGGGGGTCGTAGGTGAAGCCGTCCCAGGCGCCCTTGAGGAAGAAGTCGAAGTGCTCGGCGAGCTCGTCCTCGTCGTCGACGCTGCGCACGAACATGCTGCCGGTGCCCAGGACCGGCTTCATCACCAGCGGGAAGCCGGTGTGCCGGGCGATCTCGCGGGCCTCGTCGAGGGAGTGCGCGATTCCGTAGCGAGGCTGCGGCACCCCGCCCGCGGCGAACGCCTCGCGCATCACCCACTTGTCGCGGGCCAGCCGCGCGGTGCGCTCGCTCACCGACGGCAGGCCGAACTCCGCCGCGACGCGGGCGGCCGAGGGCACGGGGGCCTCGGCGAAGGTGACCACCGCCGAGAACGGCTCGCTCTCCTCGGCCGCGAGGGCCTTCACCGCCGCCAGCGTCTCTTCGATGCTGCTGGTGTCCGCGATGACGACCCGGTCGACGTACTCCGCCTCCCACTCGGGGTCCTTCATCACGAGCAGCAGCCGCTGCCCGTGCTCACGGGCGTATTCCTGGGCACGGGCCAGATGGCGCCGGCGGCTGAGGTTCTTCTTGTGGAGTACGAGGATGCTCATGGCGGTGGTCTTCTGCCTTCCGGTCAGGCCAGCATGGACAGACGCGCGAACTGGTCGTCGGTGAGCTCGATGTCCCTGGCGCGCACGTTCTCCTCCAGATGGGCGACGGAGGAGGTGCCCGGGATCGGGATCACCACGGGAGAGCGGCGCAGCAGCCAGGCGAGTGCCACCTGGGCGGGCGTGGCGCCGAGCTCCTCGGCGACGCCGGCGACGGGACTGCCGGGACCGGCGTGCTCGCCGCGCGCGATGGGCAGCCACGGGATGAAGGCGATGTTCTCCCGCGTGCAGTGGTCGAGGACGGCCTCGTGCGAACGGTTGGTGAGGTTGAACAGGTTCTGCACGCTGACCACGTCGAAGTAGGCCTGTGCCTCTTCGATCTGCGCGACGGTGACCTCGGAGAGTCCGAGGTGGCGGACCTTGCCCTCCTTCTGCAGCTGGGCGAGCGCGCCGAACTGGTCGGCGGCCGGTACCTGCGGGTCGATGCGGTGCAGCTGGTAGAGGTCGATGCATTCGACCCGCAGCCGCCGCAGGCTCAGTTCGCACTGCTGGCGCAGGTACTCGGGGCGGCCGAGCGGCTTCCACTCCTGCGGCGAGGGCCGGCTCTGGCCCGCCTTGGTGGCGATGACCAGGCCGTCCCGGTAGGGGTGGAGCGCCTCGGCGAGCTGCTTCTCGTTGGTGCCCGGACCGTACGCGTCGGCGGTGTCGATGAAGTCGACACCCAGCTCGACCGCGCGGCGGGCGACCTCGAGGGCGCCCTGCGGGTCCGCGGGCAGGCCCCAGTTGAGCTCGCCGGTGAGCCGCATCGCCCCGAAGCCCAGGCGGCTGACTGTCAGGTCGCCGCCGATGCTGAAAGTGGCGGGATTGTCGCTCATGAGGTGTCTCCGTTCGTGGTGCCGGTGGTGAGCAACAGCTTCCCGGTGGACACGCGGCCCTCCAGGGCCTGGTGGGCCTGTGCAGCCCGCTCCAGGGGGAAACTGCCGCCGATGTGGACGTCGAGCCGGCCGCCCGCGACGAGGCCGAACACGGCGGCGGCT encodes:
- a CDS encoding ATP-grasp domain-containing protein, producing the protein MSILVLHKKNLSRRRHLARAQEYAREHGQRLLLVMKDPEWEAEYVDRVVIADTSSIEETLAAVKALAAEESEPFSAVVTFAEAPVPSAARVAAEFGLPSVSERTARLARDKWVMREAFAAGGVPQPRYGIAHSLDEAREIARHTGFPLVMKPVLGTGSMFVRSVDDEDELAEHFDFFLKGAWDGFTYDPLHSSAHAEYEGGLLLEEFVPGAEICVESLVHDGTTRTLAIHDKPLPTGPTFEEVYACTPTRLPEATVRAVEEATVAVHAALGITTGATHVEFRLRGDAEPVVLEAAARMGGGPIYRSVLLSTGVDMVEAILDLASGRAPRIEPKERATPVGFWNIFPDKAGTFTGTVGLDEVRADPRVDEVQIYKTPGDHLLVPPQTFQGHGHLIFTVDTAGELDPAFREMTATLRLETS
- a CDS encoding MFS transporter, with amino-acid sequence MTTPRKTGGTDAAAAGDETTVPILRDHDFRMLFAAAVVSKVGTHIGYIALPLVAIEALDASPGQVGLLGMLSTVAFLLIGLPAGAWVDRMRYRRVMIVTDLVRTALLASVPVAAWLDMLSIGQLYAVVLLSGCATVFFDVGAQSYLPHLVGRDRLIQANAQLNGWDAALQVGGRGGGGFLVGALTAPVAVLANAFGFLWSAFCLTRIRRPEEKPRQVRGNLAAEVGEGVRFVFGHVVLRPVALAGACTNLSVFAITTMIPVLFRDELKLSVWTIGLFLSVGGVGVFLGAFAARQVGERLGAGRAPWVLGLSTAPFALAVPLVVDRGAWLWVTAVCWLLVTVRMGVDNVLMVSFRQRVTPDELLGRMNATMRFLFTGALAVGAALAAVIGEYVSVRAALWTGAVGLAIAWLPVFLSPLRTMRELPSA
- a CDS encoding ATP-grasp domain-containing protein, with amino-acid sequence MTSTRRRVAVVGGHSHSVMSAKELGLDVVLVHVPGMYEEMLHSYCERIVHADLSDADSLLDVLRPLHAERPFERVLTTSEAGAVPTAVVVEELGLPGNSVAAVRSLYDKVLTREALGRAGVSPVRYQVVDSADSLIAFLDAIGGRIVVKPVDGTASADVHILDDKEAATAAWEALSAAGYRRALAEEFLDGPVISVETFSSGGRHLPVALMTSVLDEFLVEMEHSIPGAYGAEWTAELHAQTVALLDEVGLQEGPTHTEFILTEDGPRMLESHSRMGGGGTPSILRRAYGLDFSRLFLSVPLGIEELPERAPQATGAGHIRFFAPEPGVITGFDGIERLKADGVEVRQGPVGAKLPGVPGLVELSGAATGVMLQMNVGDTVPAIRAGWDRAMGYVIATGEDTPAAARRCAEVDAVLRFHTTAAAEGARETR
- a CDS encoding aldo/keto reductase; the encoded protein is MSDNPATFSIGGDLTVSRLGFGAMRLTGELNWGLPADPQGALEVARRAVELGVDFIDTADAYGPGTNEKQLAEALHPYRDGLVIATKAGQSRPSPQEWKPLGRPEYLRQQCELSLRRLRVECIDLYQLHRIDPQVPAADQFGALAQLQKEGKVRHLGLSEVTVAQIEEAQAYFDVVSVQNLFNLTNRSHEAVLDHCTRENIAFIPWLPIARGEHAGPGSPVAGVAEELGATPAQVALAWLLRRSPVVIPIPGTSSVAHLEENVRARDIELTDDQFARLSMLA